A part of Lacibacter sp. H407 genomic DNA contains:
- a CDS encoding DinB family protein, producing MIAKRYHLNKFQIISHAENTIEDILKQCRQMDEVQFFYKSEQWSVAENLEHLSLSLHKSWLGLFAPKFLLKWKYGKPDHKSLSYEELLQVYYQKLDAGYEQDKRYIPVVKEEKGAKEKLITRFEHLTIKFLDQIRYYWEDDTMDEYQVPHPVLGMITIRELLYFNLFHNTHHYKTIRNRKNEALEFSTAD from the coding sequence ATGATCGCAAAACGCTATCATTTAAATAAGTTTCAGATCATCAGCCATGCTGAGAATACCATTGAGGACATTTTAAAACAATGCAGGCAAATGGATGAGGTTCAGTTTTTTTATAAATCTGAACAATGGTCTGTTGCAGAAAATCTCGAACATCTTTCACTCAGTTTACATAAAAGCTGGCTCGGCTTGTTTGCTCCCAAATTTTTATTGAAGTGGAAGTATGGCAAACCCGATCACAAATCACTTTCATACGAAGAACTGTTGCAGGTCTATTACCAGAAGCTCGATGCCGGTTACGAACAGGACAAACGTTATATCCCGGTTGTAAAAGAAGAAAAAGGAGCGAAGGAAAAACTGATCACCCGCTTTGAACATCTTACGATAAAATTCCTTGACCAGATCCGCTATTACTGGGAAGACGATACCATGGATGAATACCAGGTGCCACATCCCGTATTAGGAATGATCACGATAAGGGAACTGCTTTATTTCAACCTGTTTCACAACACCCACCATTACAAAACCATCCGTAACAGGAAAAACGAGGCGCTGGAATTTTCAACTGCAGATTAG
- a CDS encoding NUDIX domain-containing protein codes for MFNIRVYGIIINEQKQVLVSDEFIRGAYVTKFPGGGLEFGEGTRDCLKREMKEELNIEAEIGEHIYTTDFYQRSAFNPEHQIVSIYYHVKPLETITVPFKQTLFDFEPHQIADPKGEAEVFRLIDWNVFSEDALTLPIDKVVARLLKGNS; via the coding sequence ATGTTCAATATTCGGGTTTACGGCATTATCATTAACGAACAAAAGCAGGTATTGGTAAGCGATGAGTTTATACGTGGAGCCTATGTTACCAAATTTCCCGGCGGCGGATTGGAGTTCGGCGAAGGCACAAGGGATTGTTTGAAACGGGAGATGAAAGAGGAACTGAATATTGAAGCTGAAATTGGCGAACATATTTATACAACCGATTTCTATCAACGTAGTGCATTTAACCCCGAACATCAGATTGTCTCTATCTACTACCATGTAAAGCCACTGGAAACGATCACTGTTCCATTCAAACAAACACTGTTTGATTTTGAACCCCATCAAATTGCTGATCCAAAAGGCGAAGCCGAAGTATTCCGTCTGATTGATTGGAATGTATTTAGTGAAGATGCGTTAACTCTCCCTATTGACAAAGTGGTTGCACGATTGCTGAAGGGAAATAGTTAG
- a CDS encoding sialidase family protein, with protein MYKLITLLSLIIVFASCADKTAETKTIGEVVTLSSPAADSSAEPYLFTDAKGVVHLSWVQKKGKESSLHFSALVNDQWTAPVTISSGNNWFVNWADYPVVSSDAAGNMLAHFLEKSDTAKFTYDIKLVASADAGKTWGTPTTLHDDGKKAEHGFVSITPYNDQFIATWLDGRKTAMEGDHSSHEGHHGEMTLRGALLDKKGKKTKEWELDGRICDCCQTTIAITDNGPIVVYRDRSDEEIRDMSIVRLVNGEWTQPKTIFPDEWKIAGCPVNGPRADAVGNNLAIAWFSMKDKNAEVKIIFSTDGGATFQQSIRIDEGKAIGRVDVVMIDKETAVVSWMEGSTIKAIKVNADGSKGQPIVVAESSDSRSSGFPQMTKAGDKLFFAWADNKAKTIKLASLTL; from the coding sequence ATGTACAAACTGATCACATTACTATCGTTGATTATTGTATTTGCATCATGTGCAGATAAAACAGCCGAAACAAAAACCATTGGAGAAGTTGTAACACTCTCCTCTCCTGCCGCTGATTCATCTGCAGAACCTTATTTGTTTACGGATGCAAAAGGCGTTGTTCATCTGTCATGGGTACAGAAAAAAGGAAAAGAATCATCGCTGCATTTTTCTGCACTTGTAAATGATCAATGGACAGCACCCGTTACAATCAGTTCAGGAAACAACTGGTTTGTAAACTGGGCCGATTATCCAGTTGTATCTTCTGATGCTGCCGGCAATATGCTTGCACATTTTTTAGAAAAAAGTGATACGGCAAAATTCACCTACGATATTAAGTTGGTTGCTTCTGCCGATGCAGGTAAAACATGGGGAACGCCAACTACCTTACATGATGATGGTAAAAAAGCCGAACATGGTTTTGTTTCTATCACTCCTTATAACGATCAGTTTATTGCCACCTGGCTCGATGGAAGAAAAACAGCCATGGAAGGAGATCACAGCAGCCATGAAGGACATCATGGTGAAATGACATTAAGAGGAGCGCTGCTTGATAAGAAAGGAAAAAAAACAAAAGAATGGGAACTCGATGGTAGAATATGTGATTGCTGTCAAACCACCATTGCCATTACAGATAATGGCCCAATCGTTGTTTACAGAGATCGTTCAGATGAAGAGATCAGGGATATGTCGATCGTACGTCTTGTAAACGGTGAATGGACACAACCCAAAACCATCTTCCCCGATGAATGGAAAATTGCAGGATGTCCGGTGAACGGACCAAGAGCCGATGCTGTTGGAAATAATTTAGCGATTGCTTGGTTTTCTATGAAAGACAAGAATGCTGAAGTGAAAATTATTTTTTCTACTGACGGTGGTGCTACATTTCAACAATCGATCCGTATTGATGAAGGCAAAGCAATTGGCCGTGTTGATGTTGTGATGATCGATAAAGAAACAGCAGTGGTTAGTTGGATGGAAGGATCAACCATTAAAGCAATTAAAGTAAATGCTGATGGTTCAAAAGGACAGCCTATTGTTGTTGCAGAATCATCCGATTCAAGATCAAGCGGTTTTCCGCAAATGACAAAAGCAGGTGATAAATTGTTCTTTGCCTGGGCCGATAACAAAGCAAAAACTATTAAGCTGGCAAGTTTGACTTTATAA
- a CDS encoding SET domain-containing protein-lysine N-methyltransferase: MNSTTLSATMVTGHYGFADIHKQTDNDHHLLVATKSFAAEQVISAFSSSEIHATPSRYTVQINEHEHIILKPEFLQYINHSCNPNAFFNTSTMELVALRNIEPGEEFTFFYPSTEWFMADPFQCLCGEANCIGTIRGAMELNVDVLANYRLTDFIASKRNHLND, from the coding sequence ATGAATTCAACCACCCTTTCAGCTACCATGGTTACCGGGCACTATGGTTTTGCTGATATCCACAAACAAACCGACAATGATCATCATCTCCTGGTAGCAACCAAAAGCTTTGCAGCCGAACAGGTCATCAGCGCATTCAGCTCCAGCGAAATTCATGCAACGCCTTCCCGTTATACCGTTCAGATAAATGAACATGAACACATTATTCTAAAGCCGGAGTTTCTGCAGTACATCAACCACAGTTGCAACCCCAACGCTTTCTTTAATACAAGCACCATGGAATTGGTTGCATTACGAAACATTGAACCGGGTGAAGAATTTACATTCTTCTATCCATCAACAGAATGGTTCATGGCCGATCCTTTTCAATGCCTTTGTGGTGAAGCAAATTGTATCGGTACCATCAGAGGTGCAATGGAGTTGAATGTTGACGTATTGGCCAACTACCGACTAACTGATTTCATTGCATCGAAACGTAACCATTTAAATGATTAA
- a CDS encoding efflux RND transporter periplasmic adaptor subunit has product MRHLFILLLFASVLTSCKDKAITKTESDVYYTCSMDPQVVEQKPGKCPICKMDLTPVKKRNGEKKDEIQLSDQQIQLGNIQTDTIRTGTIGDRLVLTASLNFDQMKTSSVSSRVMGRIEKLYFKNLGDYVSKGAALYAIYSEDLNNAKQEYLLALEQKKTFATETVIDFEQLLQSAKNKLLLWGLSEAQINELAKTKKSTPLTTFFSTASGYITSMEIREGDYVMEGGTIIKLADLSTLWAEAQVYTSQLSEIDLNGTATVQLPDMDDKEIKGRIEFVNPEINPDTRINLIRVSIPNTGNLLKPGMPAYVVLKSTQRRSLTLPIDAVIRDGKGATVWIRTGEHSFKSKMVQVGLESNDRIEIKSGLTAGDVVVMSGAYLLHSEYVFKKGADPMAGHNH; this is encoded by the coding sequence ATGCGACATCTTTTTATACTTCTTCTTTTTGCTTCAGTTCTTACTTCGTGCAAAGACAAAGCAATTACAAAAACAGAAAGCGATGTGTACTACACCTGCTCCATGGACCCACAGGTAGTGGAACAGAAGCCGGGCAAATGTCCCATCTGCAAAATGGATCTTACACCAGTGAAGAAACGAAATGGTGAGAAGAAAGATGAAATACAATTGAGTGATCAACAGATACAGTTGGGGAACATCCAAACCGATACCATCCGCACAGGAACAATCGGCGACAGGTTAGTATTAACTGCCAGTCTCAACTTCGATCAGATGAAAACATCATCCGTGAGTTCAAGAGTGATGGGCCGGATAGAAAAACTTTATTTCAAAAATCTCGGTGATTATGTGAGCAAAGGGGCAGCTTTATATGCGATCTACAGTGAAGATCTCAACAATGCCAAACAGGAATATCTTCTTGCATTGGAACAGAAGAAAACATTTGCAACAGAAACAGTAATCGACTTTGAACAGCTATTGCAAAGTGCCAAAAACAAATTACTGCTGTGGGGATTGAGTGAAGCGCAGATCAATGAACTGGCGAAGACAAAAAAGTCAACACCGCTTACTACCTTCTTCAGTACAGCGTCGGGCTACATCACTTCAATGGAAATACGTGAAGGCGATTATGTAATGGAAGGAGGAACCATTATAAAGCTCGCCGATCTTTCAACGCTTTGGGCCGAAGCACAAGTATATACATCGCAACTTTCGGAAATTGATCTTAACGGAACAGCAACTGTTCAATTACCGGATATGGACGATAAAGAAATCAAAGGCCGTATTGAATTTGTAAACCCGGAAATAAATCCTGATACAAGAATTAATCTTATCCGTGTATCAATTCCAAACACCGGCAACCTGCTAAAACCCGGTATGCCGGCTTATGTGGTATTAAAAAGTACGCAACGCAGATCACTCACTTTGCCTATTGATGCTGTGATCAGAGATGGCAAAGGTGCAACTGTATGGATCAGAACCGGTGAACATTCATTTAAAAGCAAAATGGTGCAGGTGGGATTGGAAAGCAATGATCGCATTGAAATAAAATCAGGCTTAACGGCTGGTGATGTGGTGGTGATGAGTGGCGCTTACCTGTTGCATAGTGAATATGTATTTAAAAAAGGTGCAGACCCGATGGCCGGGCACAACCACTAA
- a CDS encoding nucleoside phosphorylase, which translates to MQRIAESELIINNRGAVYHLDVRPDELATTIITVGDPDRVKEVSKHFDSIEHKSQHREFVTHTGYIGKKRISVVSTGIGPDNIDIVLNELDALVNIDFETRTIKPTLTSLHIIRLGTSGALQADIPVDGFVVSTHGLGIDNLLHFYRHDSNEEEKQIMQSFVTHTQVQDSLSYPYVTSAGSQLLKHFVEGYHHGITVTCPGFYGPQGRVLRLGLSNPALIDRLTQFQFGQHRITNFEMETAAIYGLGKMMGHQCLSISAIVANRVKKEFSKDGGAAVDHLITKSLAIIAAI; encoded by the coding sequence ATGCAAAGAATTGCGGAAAGCGAACTCATCATCAATAACAGAGGGGCTGTTTACCATTTAGATGTGCGCCCCGATGAATTAGCAACTACCATTATTACCGTAGGCGACCCGGATCGGGTAAAAGAAGTTTCCAAACATTTTGATTCCATTGAACATAAATCTCAACACCGTGAATTTGTTACGCATACGGGCTACATCGGAAAGAAACGAATCTCTGTTGTGTCGACAGGTATTGGTCCGGATAATATTGATATTGTATTAAATGAACTGGATGCATTGGTGAATATTGATTTCGAAACAAGAACCATCAAGCCAACACTCACCTCTTTACATATTATTCGCCTTGGCACATCGGGTGCATTGCAGGCCGATATTCCGGTTGATGGATTTGTGGTTTCTACACATGGATTAGGGATCGATAATCTCCTTCATTTTTACCGGCACGACAGTAATGAAGAAGAAAAACAGATCATGCAATCGTTCGTTACACATACGCAGGTGCAGGATAGTTTATCGTATCCTTATGTAACAAGTGCAGGCTCGCAATTGCTCAAACATTTTGTAGAAGGTTATCATCATGGCATTACAGTAACCTGTCCGGGATTTTATGGTCCGCAAGGAAGAGTGTTACGTCTTGGTCTCTCCAATCCTGCCTTGATCGATAGGCTAACACAATTTCAATTCGGTCAGCACCGAATCACCAACTTTGAAATGGAAACGGCAGCCATTTATGGTCTGGGTAAAATGATGGGGCATCAATGCTTATCCATCAGCGCTATTGTAGCTAACCGGGTAAAGAAAGAATTCAGTAAAGATGGCGGAGCGGCCGTTGATCATTTGATAACTAAATCGTTGGCGATAATCGCTGCTATCTAG
- the trxA gene encoding thioredoxin, whose protein sequence is MALQFTDANFQSEVISSDKLSVIDFWAEWCGPCRAIGPVIEELSKEYDGKVKVGKVNVDENPQVSMNYGITSIPAILFVKNGQVVDKLVGAQPKGNFVKKIEQHM, encoded by the coding sequence ATGGCACTCCAATTTACAGATGCAAACTTCCAGAGTGAAGTGATCAGTTCAGATAAACTCAGCGTAATCGATTTTTGGGCAGAATGGTGCGGACCATGTCGTGCAATCGGGCCGGTTATTGAAGAATTGAGCAAAGAATACGATGGTAAAGTAAAAGTGGGCAAAGTAAACGTTGACGAAAACCCACAGGTTAGTATGAATTACGGTATTACTTCTATTCCTGCGATCCTCTTCGTGAAGAACGGCCAGGTAGTTGACAAATTAGTAGGCGCACAGCCAAAAGGTAATTTCGTAAAGAAAATCGAACAGCACATGTAA
- a CDS encoding TlpA family protein disulfide reductase, whose product MKSIYKIAVAFLLLLVSCKEKESSNNKDKPTVVTKVESEFDKIKLTELDGTPIDLQQYQGKTLFINFWATWCGPCIQEMPSIQKAKDSVKDEDIVFLFASNEEVEAIETFKKKQTYDFHYVRVENLEQLKIMALPTTYIFNPNRKLVFSEMGYRKWDSKNNIDLILNAGK is encoded by the coding sequence ATGAAATCGATTTATAAAATAGCAGTTGCCTTTTTGTTATTGCTGGTAAGCTGCAAGGAAAAAGAATCATCTAACAACAAAGACAAACCGACTGTTGTAACAAAAGTTGAATCCGAGTTTGATAAAATAAAACTCACTGAACTTGATGGCACGCCAATTGACCTGCAGCAATACCAAGGCAAAACCCTCTTTATTAATTTCTGGGCAACCTGGTGTGGCCCTTGTATACAGGAAATGCCTTCCATTCAAAAGGCGAAGGACAGTGTGAAAGATGAGGACATTGTTTTCCTGTTTGCATCAAATGAAGAGGTTGAAGCTATTGAAACGTTTAAGAAAAAGCAGACGTACGATTTTCATTATGTACGTGTAGAAAACCTGGAGCAACTAAAAATTATGGCCTTACCAACTACTTATATTTTTAACCCAAACAGAAAACTGGTTTTTTCAGAAATGGGATACAGGAAATGGGATAGTAAAAACAATATTGACTTAATTCTTAACGCCGGAAAATAA
- a CDS encoding queuosine precursor transporter → MIKQLLSDKSTKLFLVLAGFFIANALIAEIIGVKIFSLEKTLGFSPMELKLFGNVLSVNLTAGVLLWPVVFIMTDIINEYYGMKGVRFLSYLTAGLITFAFLVFVMAMNLTPADFFITSKQGSGVPDMEKAYNSVLGQGGFIIIGSLTAFILGQLIDVFVFHRIKKVTGEKNIWLRATGSTLVSQFIDSFVVLFIAFYIGTRVNQNGTDFVWPMSLFLAVGVVNYIYKFIVAICLTPVIYLMHSVIERYLGKERATEMKEAAMQA, encoded by the coding sequence ATGATCAAACAACTGCTTTCCGATAAATCAACCAAACTCTTCCTGGTGCTGGCTGGTTTTTTTATTGCCAATGCATTGATCGCTGAGATTATTGGTGTAAAGATCTTTTCATTGGAAAAAACATTGGGCTTTTCGCCCATGGAATTGAAGTTGTTTGGAAATGTGTTGTCGGTGAATTTAACTGCCGGTGTATTGCTGTGGCCCGTTGTGTTCATCATGACTGATATTATTAACGAGTATTATGGTATGAAGGGTGTTCGTTTTCTTTCGTATCTCACGGCCGGCCTCATCACGTTTGCCTTTCTTGTATTTGTCATGGCGATGAATCTAACACCAGCCGATTTTTTTATCACCAGCAAACAGGGGAGCGGTGTTCCTGATATGGAAAAAGCATACAACAGTGTGTTGGGGCAGGGTGGCTTTATCATCATCGGTTCATTAACAGCGTTCATTCTTGGCCAGCTGATCGATGTATTTGTTTTTCATCGGATCAAAAAAGTAACAGGTGAAAAAAACATCTGGTTACGTGCAACCGGGTCCACATTGGTATCGCAGTTCATTGATAGTTTTGTGGTACTCTTTATTGCGTTTTATATTGGAACAAGAGTGAATCAGAATGGTACAGACTTCGTGTGGCCCATGAGTTTGTTTTTGGCAGTAGGAGTGGTGAACTATATCTATAAATTTATTGTGGCTATCTGTTTAACACCGGTTATTTACCTGATGCATTCGGTGATCGAACGTTATCTTGGAAAGGAACGGGCAACGGAAATGAAGGAAGCAGCTATGCAGGCTTAA
- a CDS encoding magnesium transporter CorA family protein, whose protein sequence is MLQFFKNENGKTLAIEKPESGAWINIVPPLKQEEFTEIAEALDIPIDFLADSLDIDERSRYELEDNVKLIVIKTPAENNSFNDSDAFYITIPICIILTHNQIVTVNSFDNGAIKKFLNTFQNRHPDKRNMMVLKVFEKVVQAYMEFLKEINHRRNLLEQKLYDANRNEELLDLMRIQKSLVYFVTALRSNEMLLMKLQRTKFLALNEEEDEFLQDLIVDTSQALEMANIYTNILSSTMDAFASLISNNQNQVMKRLTSITIMLQLPTLVASIYGMNVPIPGAHSSFAFYFPILISLVLSLLLGIFFLRKKLF, encoded by the coding sequence ATGCTGCAATTCTTCAAAAACGAAAATGGGAAAACCCTTGCAATTGAAAAGCCTGAAAGCGGGGCCTGGATCAATATTGTTCCACCATTAAAACAGGAAGAGTTTACTGAAATTGCAGAAGCACTGGACATCCCCATCGATTTTCTTGCCGACTCACTTGATATTGATGAACGTTCCCGTTACGAACTGGAGGATAATGTAAAGCTGATCGTTATTAAAACACCGGCCGAGAACAACTCCTTTAACGACAGTGATGCGTTTTATATCACCATACCCATTTGCATCATCTTAACGCATAACCAGATCGTAACGGTTAACTCCTTTGATAATGGAGCCATCAAAAAATTCCTGAACACGTTTCAAAACCGCCACCCGGACAAACGGAATATGATGGTGTTGAAAGTGTTTGAAAAAGTGGTGCAGGCCTACATGGAATTTTTGAAAGAGATCAACCATCGTAGAAATTTACTGGAGCAAAAATTATATGATGCCAACCGGAATGAAGAGTTGCTTGACTTGATGCGTATCCAGAAAAGCCTGGTGTATTTTGTTACGGCTTTGCGCAGCAATGAAATGTTGTTGATGAAATTGCAACGCACCAAATTTCTGGCATTGAATGAAGAAGAAGATGAGTTTTTGCAGGATCTGATCGTAGATACCAGTCAGGCCCTTGAGATGGCGAATATTTATACCAACATCCTGAGTTCAACGATGGATGCATTTGCCAGCCTCATCAGCAATAACCAGAATCAGGTGATGAAGCGTTTAACTTCCATTACCATTATGCTGCAACTGCCTACATTGGTAGCAAGTATTTATGGAATGAATGTGCCGATCCCGGGTGCGCATTCATCCTTTGCATTCTATTTTCCGATCCTTATTTCATTGGTATTATCATTACTGCTCGGCATTTTCTTTTTGCGAAAGAAGTTGTTTTAA
- a CDS encoding ABC transporter six-transmembrane domain-containing protein: protein MPGKWVINTIVKQYKYKLLLTYSLFAVEMLGLLMRPYFLGEAVNDLIKGSYHGLFYLAGAHLLWVVTGTIRHRYDSRTYSDIYTSLVVKLMTRHKNKELSKLSAHSTLSREFIDFLEYDLNYIIEAVYNIAGSLILLFFYDTQVVLLCMLMLIPVTITSYIYGKRMRQLNKQKNDELEQQINVLATRNPLRINEHYNKLRKWQIKISDQEAWNFGVMELLVMVIITASLLTVSAVNGKTLQAGDMIGIYTYILKFVSGLDTVPYMIQRMATLKDILHRVELQPEEVHGREHDPETVITAA from the coding sequence ATGCCTGGAAAATGGGTGATCAACACAATTGTAAAACAGTATAAGTATAAGTTACTCCTCACTTATTCCTTGTTTGCCGTGGAAATGCTGGGGCTGCTGATGCGTCCGTATTTTCTGGGAGAAGCTGTGAACGATCTCATCAAAGGTTCGTACCACGGCTTGTTTTATCTCGCTGGTGCTCACCTGCTGTGGGTGGTTACAGGTACTATCCGTCACCGTTACGATTCACGTACCTACTCCGATATTTATACATCGCTTGTTGTAAAGTTGATGACCCGGCACAAGAACAAAGAGTTATCGAAGCTCAGTGCACATTCAACATTATCACGTGAGTTTATCGACTTCCTTGAATATGATCTCAATTATATTATTGAAGCAGTGTACAACATTGCCGGCTCATTGATCCTCTTATTCTTTTACGATACGCAGGTAGTATTGCTCTGCATGTTGATGTTGATCCCTGTTACCATCACCAGTTATATTTATGGAAAACGGATGCGCCAACTCAACAAGCAGAAGAATGATGAACTGGAGCAACAGATCAACGTACTCGCCACCAGAAATCCATTACGAATTAACGAACATTACAACAAGTTGCGGAAATGGCAGATCAAGATCAGCGATCAGGAAGCATGGAATTTTGGTGTGATGGAATTGTTGGTAATGGTGATCATCACCGCTTCTTTACTGACGGTATCAGCAGTAAATGGGAAAACATTACAGGCCGGTGATATGATCGGTATCTATACTTACATTCTCAAATTTGTAAGTGGATTAGATACTGTTCCGTACATGATCCAACGAATGGCAACCTTGAAAGATATTTTGCACCGTGTAGAATTACAACCTGAAGAAGTGCATGGAAGGGAACATGATCCGGAGACGGTGATAACTGCGGCATAA
- a CDS encoding SET domain-containing protein-lysine N-methyltransferase, with protein sequence MKICVLQPDYSTSAVDYQYYDPARNLSNLLPQVQFDHVLLNKLTTYKQLLELSKNGYDCFVNLCEGYLEWEVPSIDVIYTLELLNLPFTGPNTLLYDPPKELMKYVAYTEGVATANYALLETVENLEQQVKHLMFPLFVKPSKAGDSLGIDEHSICHNIDELQQKAFAVLQHYPQLLIEEYIAGREFTVLVAADAKDEKKCKVFQPIEFIFPEGRTFKTYALKTSELHPESNIPVTDAAIKQQLTEAAQRIFRSFGGVGYARMDFRMNDAGKLFFLEVNFTCSVFYTDGYEGSADYIIKADGIGQAGFLQHIIEEGIARHKRKQKKYVMKGNSIAGFGIYATCPIAQDEVIFKGEERPQRIVTKRYVDENWLPEEKLLFRHYAVPLSTEVYVLWDNNPSEWAPQNHSCRPNTAYKGLNLVALSPILPGQELTMDYADLLDESAETFECQCGTPDCRKLISGTKGNAVTQREQHLW encoded by the coding sequence ATGAAGATCTGTGTACTGCAACCCGACTATTCTACTTCTGCTGTTGATTATCAATATTACGATCCTGCAAGAAATTTATCGAACCTGTTACCACAAGTACAGTTCGATCACGTGTTACTCAACAAACTCACTACCTACAAACAATTACTCGAGCTTAGTAAAAATGGCTACGATTGTTTTGTGAATTTATGTGAAGGCTACTTAGAATGGGAAGTGCCGTCGATTGATGTGATCTATACATTGGAATTACTCAATCTTCCATTCACCGGACCAAACACGTTACTCTACGATCCGCCCAAAGAGTTAATGAAATACGTTGCCTATACCGAAGGTGTGGCTACTGCAAATTATGCATTGCTGGAAACAGTGGAGAATCTTGAGCAACAGGTAAAGCATCTGATGTTTCCCCTTTTTGTAAAACCCTCCAAGGCAGGCGACAGTTTAGGTATTGATGAACATTCCATTTGCCACAACATCGACGAACTGCAGCAAAAAGCATTTGCCGTATTGCAGCATTATCCGCAATTATTGATTGAAGAATATATTGCCGGCAGAGAATTCACTGTGCTTGTTGCGGCTGATGCAAAAGATGAAAAGAAGTGCAAAGTGTTTCAACCCATTGAATTTATTTTTCCGGAGGGAAGAACCTTTAAAACTTATGCACTCAAAACATCGGAGTTACATCCCGAAAGCAATATTCCTGTTACGGATGCAGCGATCAAGCAACAACTAACGGAAGCGGCCCAGCGCATTTTCCGCAGCTTTGGTGGTGTTGGCTATGCCCGCATGGATTTCCGGATGAACGATGCCGGCAAACTGTTTTTCCTGGAAGTAAATTTCACCTGCTCTGTTTTTTATACAGATGGATACGAAGGCAGTGCCGATTATATTATTAAAGCCGATGGCATTGGTCAGGCTGGTTTTCTGCAACACATCATTGAGGAAGGCATTGCCCGCCACAAACGAAAGCAAAAGAAATATGTAATGAAGGGCAATTCAATTGCCGGCTTCGGTATCTATGCTACCTGTCCGATTGCTCAAGACGAGGTGATCTTCAAGGGCGAAGAACGTCCGCAACGTATCGTTACCAAACGTTATGTGGACGAAAACTGGCTACCCGAAGAGAAGCTGTTATTCCGCCATTATGCCGTTCCGCTCAGTACCGAAGTGTATGTACTCTGGGACAATAACCCGTCTGAATGGGCGCCGCAAAACCATTCCTGCCGACCGAACACTGCTTACAAAGGTCTCAACTTAGTCGCTTTATCCCCCATTTTACCGGGTCAGGAACTCACAATGGACTATGCCGACCTTCTCGATGAAAGTGCTGAAACATTTGAATGCCAGTGTGGTACGCCCGATTGCCGCAAATTAATTTCAGGTACAAAAGGAAACGCTGTTACACAACGGGAACAACACCTCTGGTAA
- the dapF gene encoding diaminopimelate epimerase — protein sequence MTIPFYKYQGTGNDFVILDNRSGNFTQLTSVQIAYLCDRRFGIGADGLMMLQLKDGYDFEMLYYNADGNEGSMCGNGGRCLVAFAKRLGVIDKTAAFLATDGFHEAVVKENSWVELKMKDVNSIEKNADHAVLNTGSPHYIRWEKDIAKTAVYDEGKRIRNSPPFIKEGINVNFVQVHEDALSVRTYERGVEAETLSCGTGVTAAAIAASSATTGQQEQKILTPGGELKVKFKKISDSSFENIWLCGPATFVFSGTIEL from the coding sequence ATGACCATTCCTTTCTACAAATACCAAGGCACCGGCAACGATTTCGTTATACTGGATAATCGCTCTGGTAATTTTACGCAATTAACCAGCGTACAAATAGCCTATTTATGTGATAGAAGATTCGGCATCGGTGCCGATGGTTTGATGATGTTGCAGCTCAAAGATGGCTACGATTTTGAAATGCTGTACTATAATGCCGATGGTAACGAAGGCAGCATGTGTGGCAACGGCGGACGCTGTTTAGTAGCTTTTGCAAAGCGGTTAGGTGTGATCGACAAAACCGCTGCATTCCTTGCTACAGACGGGTTTCACGAAGCGGTGGTGAAAGAAAACAGCTGGGTTGAATTGAAAATGAAAGACGTAAACAGCATTGAAAAAAATGCTGATCATGCCGTTTTAAATACGGGTTCACCGCATTATATCCGCTGGGAAAAGGATATCGCAAAAACCGCAGTTTATGATGAGGGAAAACGCATACGCAATTCACCCCCTTTCATAAAAGAAGGGATCAATGTTAATTTTGTTCAGGTTCACGAAGATGCTCTCAGCGTACGTACCTATGAACGGGGTGTAGAAGCCGAAACCCTGAGTTGTGGTACAGGTGTTACAGCCGCAGCAATAGCAGCCAGTAGCGCCACCACCGGACAGCAGGAACAAAAGATCCTGACGCCGGGCGGAGAGTTGAAAGTGAAGTTTAAAAAAATATCCGACTCGTCTTTTGAAAACATTTGGCTTTGTGGCCCCGCCACATTTGTCTTCAGCGGTACGATCGAACTTTAA